The following are encoded in a window of Panicum virgatum strain AP13 chromosome 5N, P.virgatum_v5, whole genome shotgun sequence genomic DNA:
- the LOC120673778 gene encoding E3 ubiquitin-protein ligase EL5-like has product MSGQSASPYGETDAGADTAPASSSIRWAPHGRAMTACLVAVNVVLVALVYLYFWQVFSRKRAASASSSGGDDEEDRASSSASAPPSPGRAQDDEQQQRRHDRLVASLPAFVARPGAGAGAECAVCIAELRDGDAARTLPRCGHRFHAACVDAWLRRRHTTCPLCRAGVVVAAAEGAGPEGGGVTGTAAAAVVDTDEPV; this is encoded by the coding sequence ATGTCAGGGCAGAGCGCGAGCCCCTACGGCGAGACGGACGCTGGCGCGGACACGGCGCCCGCGAGCAGCAGCATCCGTTGGGCGCCGCACGGGCGCGCCATGACGGCCTGCCTCGTCGCCGTCAACGTCGTGCTCGTCGCCCTCGTCTACCTCTACTTCTGGCAGGTGTTCTCCCGCAAGCGCGCCGCGTCCGCGTCGTcctccggcggcgacgacgaggaggaccgCGCGTCGTCctccgcctcggcgccgccctcgcccgGGAGGGCCCAGGacgacgagcagcagcagcgccggcacGACCGCCTCGTGGCGTCGCTGCCGGCGTTCGTCGCGCGCcctggcgccggcgcgggcgccgagTGCGCGGTGTGCATCGCGGAGCTGCGggacggcgacgcggcgcgcACGCTGCCGCGGTGCGGGCACCGGTTCCACGCGGCGTGCGTCGACGCCTGGCTGCGGCGCCGGCACACCACCTGCCCGCTCTGCCGggccggcgtcgtcgtcgccgcggcggagggggcggGGCCCGAGGGTGGTGGCGTgacgggcacggcggcggcggctgtggtggATACGGACGAGCCGGTCTAG
- the LOC120673779 gene encoding dual specificity protein phosphatase PHS1-like isoform X2: MEDREATQPEEAVEARGQEQPSSIPPKGNEDRDLKLSSRVVSLLFGGDISTPAQTFEKWLSLVRKRSGAFRPSGFPHRGSRIEVMPSGSFSLFGSGDLSEHLVREEPVGKDPLTCDQPSEISLWERLGNASTLDIESSAFSWDVLSSLHHTEHSSGSELSEDEMNKALEVTVNSGGVVFFALFSSSGNSELAEEAAAVIKFSSSKMATQAERLGYEFARLLGVQTPQARVVYNSIPEWQGIKHAAENARAVAVSNNDEVGEMTCSELLEALELSRCLLLMSYIHGSPLLENSKAFNSREAACVTASSLGRVLMLDLILRNEDRLPCRQLGWRGNPANLMISDRSSSPNVGGLQDCKSTTESSNQLITKVLLREKQAFKSERENTESTNDTFHIVAIDTGVPRRPPAGRRIKDHERYPKVVELILNSSDYSASILYEISGGKLGHPGPDEVTSTDSCLSLSDEDNAVAIHEFRGSFRAALRDLEGFHLFLLQLYQKLDGLLRLFLSIITKSSEESDNNDSVLLDFPSPGASYTTPSKQLNNELPSDSEMLKSTTKSSSAGSRGSTDSASLSRDSWSNKYFKGSAEVPRNLRMTMKLRDFYKNPKVDPELLKEIEQWNEALKTDVIKFCQENNFHSGFFDGTENNMAADAYELKVRLEHIIERIALISDAANTERPSLVVNNLFIGGALAARSKYTLQHLGITHVLCLCSNEIGQSDSQFPDLFEYKNFSISDDDDANISELFEEASDFIDHVNHVGGKVLVHCFEGKSRSATVVLAFLMLRMGFTLAKAWNLLKKVHRRAQPNDGFAKALLALDKKLHGKVSMDWQHKRPEMKVCPICSKNVGLSTSSLKLHLQKAHKRLSAGSVDSAMTMEIQKSIESLRISRGGSLSPSQKLTKAFADELTF, translated from the exons ATGGAAGATCGGGAGGCGACGCAGCCagaggaggcggtggaggcgcgCGGCCAGGAGCAGCCCTCCTCCATTCCTCCCAAG GGAAACGAGGATAGAGATCTGAAGCTATCCTCTCGA GTGGTTTCTTTATTATTTGGTGGTGATATATCCACACCAGCACAAACATTTGAGAAATGGTTGTCATTAGTACGTAAGAGGAGTGGGGCATTCCGGCCATCAGGGTTCCCACATAGGGGTTCAAGGATTGAAGTCATGCCAAGTGGAAGCTTCTCACTATTTGGTAGTGGGGACTTAAG TGAGCATTTGGTTAGAGAAGAACCAGTAGGGAAAGATCCATTGACTTGCGATCAACCTTCTGAAATAAGCTTGTGGGAGAGACTTGGGAATGCTTCTACACTAGACATTGAGTCATCTGCATTTTCATGGGATGTCTTGTCATCTCTGCATCATACAGAACATAGTAGTGGTTCGGAACTATCTGAAGATGAAATGAACAAAGCTCTCGAG GTGACTGTAAACTCCGGTGGTGTAGTGTTCTTTGCACTATTTAGTTCTTCTGGTAACAGTGAATTAGCCGAAGAGGCAGCAGCTGTTATAAAGTTCTCGTCATCAAAGATGGCAACACAGGCAGAACGTTTGGGTTATGAATTTGCAAGATTACTTGGAGTTCAGACGCCACAG GCTAGAGTAGTATACAATTCTATCCCAGAGTGGCAGGGGATCAAGCATGCTGCAGAAAATGCACGGGCAGTAGCCGTTTCAAATAATGATGAGGTGGGTGAGATGACTTGCTCAGAGTTGCTGGAAGCTCTTGAGCTAAGCCGCTGCCTTCTTCTAATGAG TTATATTCATGGCTCCCCACTACTTGAGAATTCAAAGGCATTCAATTCGCGAGAAGCTGCTTGTGTTACTGCTTCATCCCTGGGAAGGGTTTTGATGCTTGATCTGATACTCCGGAATGAGGACAGACTCCCATGCCGTCAGCTTGGTTGGCGTGGTAATCCTGCAAATCTGATGATTTCGGATAGATCATCGTCACCCAATGTGGGTGGATTGCAAGATTGCAAGAGCACCACAGAAAGCTCCAATCAGCTGATTACAAAAGTTTTGCTTAGAGAGAAGC AAGCATTCAAGAGTGAACGAGAAAATACTGAAAGTACAAATGACACTTTTCACATTGTAGCAATTGATACTGGTGTTCCCCGTCGCCCCCCAGCAGGGCGACGTATCAAAGATCATGAACGGTATCCCAAAGTTGTGGAGCTCATTTTGAATAGCTCAGACTATTCTGCAAGTATCCTGTATGAAATTTCTGGTGGTAAGCTTGGGCATCCAGGACCTGATGAGGTTACTTCCACCGATTCATGTTTATCCCTTTCCGATGAAGACAATGCTGTAGCAATTCATGAATTCCGAGGATCATTTCGTGCAGCTCTAAGGGATCTCGAGGGGTTCCACCTATTTCTTCTCCAGCTTTACCAAAAACTGGATGGCCTGTTGCGACTTTTTTTATCCATAATTACTAAGAGCTCTGAAGAATCTGACAATAATGATTCTGTACTATTGGATTTTCCTTCACCTGGAGCCAGCTATACTACTCCTAGTAAGCAACTGAACAATGAACTGCCAAGTGATTCTGAAATGCTGAAATCCACAACAAAGTCCTCTTCTGCGGGATCCCGCGGAAGCACAGATTCAGCTTCTCTATCCAGGGACAGTTGGAGCAACAAATACTTCAAGGGAAGTGCTGAGGTTCCTCGAAATTTAAGGATGACAATGAAACTTCGTGATTTTTACAAGAACCCAAAG GTTGATCCTGAATTGCTCAAAGAGATTGAGCAGTGGAATGAAGCACTGAAGACCGATGTGATCAAATTTTGTCAGGAGAACAATTTTCATTCTGGCTTCTTTGATGGAACTGAAAACAACATGGCAGCTGATGCCTATGAATTGAAG GTGCGTCTTGAACACATCATAGAAAGGATAGCCTTGATCTCCGATGCTGCCAATACAGAGCGACCTTCTCTTGTTGTCAACAACCTTTTCATAGGTGGGGCTTTGGCAGCAAGGTCTAAGTATACTCTTCAGCATTTGGGCATTACCCATGTACTATGTTTGTGTTCGAATGAGATTGGTCAATCCGATTCCCAATTTCCTGATCTTTTTGAATACAAGAACTTTTCA ATAAGTGACGATGATGATGCAAACATCAGTGAACTTTTTGAGGAAGCATCAGATTTTATTGATCATGTAAATCATGTCGGAGGTAAGGTTCTGGTTCATTGCTTCGAGGGAAAAAGTCGGAGCGCTACAGTTGTTCTTGCCTTCCTGATGCTTAGAAT GGGCTTCACTCTTGCGAAAGCCTGGAACTTACTGAAGAAGGTGCATCGTCGAGCGCAGCCGAACGACGGTTTCGCCAAGGCTCTCCTGGCCCTAGACAAGAAGCTTCACGGCAAGGTGTCTATGGACTGGCAGCACAAGCGGCCTGAAATGAAGGTGTGCCCTATCTGCAGCAAGAACGTCGGGCTAAGCACGAGCTCGCTCAAGCTGCACCTGCAGAAGGCGCACAAGCGACTCTCCGCAGGCAGTGTCGACAGCGCCATGACCATGGAGATCCAGAAGTCGATCGAGTCGCTCCGGATCAGCCGCGGCGGGAGCCTGAGCCCGTCTCAGAAGCTGACCAAGGCGTTCGCCGATGAGCTGACCTTCTGA
- the LOC120673779 gene encoding dual specificity protein phosphatase PHS1-like isoform X1, whose product MEDREATQPEEAVEARGQEQPSSIPPKGNEDRDLKLSSRVVSLLFGGDISTPAQTFEKWLSLVRKRSGAFRPSGFPHRGSRIEVMPSGSFSLFGSGDLSEHLVREEPVGKDPLTCDQPSEISLWERLGNASTLDIESSAFSWDVLSSLHHTEHSSGSELSEDEMNKALEVTVNSGGVVFFALFSSSGNSELAEEAAAVIKFSSSKMATQAERLGYEFARLLGVQTPQARVVYNSIPEWQGIKHAAENARAVAVSNNDEVGEMTCSELLEALELSRCLLLMSYIHGSPLLENSKAFNSREAACVTASSLGRVLMLDLILRNEDRLPCRQLGWRGNPANLMISDRSSSPNVGGLQDCKSTTESSNQLITKVLLREKRSHSVNGRFDSMELDPMSQKVEAFKSERENTESTNDTFHIVAIDTGVPRRPPAGRRIKDHERYPKVVELILNSSDYSASILYEISGGKLGHPGPDEVTSTDSCLSLSDEDNAVAIHEFRGSFRAALRDLEGFHLFLLQLYQKLDGLLRLFLSIITKSSEESDNNDSVLLDFPSPGASYTTPSKQLNNELPSDSEMLKSTTKSSSAGSRGSTDSASLSRDSWSNKYFKGSAEVPRNLRMTMKLRDFYKNPKVDPELLKEIEQWNEALKTDVIKFCQENNFHSGFFDGTENNMAADAYELKVRLEHIIERIALISDAANTERPSLVVNNLFIGGALAARSKYTLQHLGITHVLCLCSNEIGQSDSQFPDLFEYKNFSISDDDDANISELFEEASDFIDHVNHVGGKVLVHCFEGKSRSATVVLAFLMLRMGFTLAKAWNLLKKVHRRAQPNDGFAKALLALDKKLHGKVSMDWQHKRPEMKVCPICSKNVGLSTSSLKLHLQKAHKRLSAGSVDSAMTMEIQKSIESLRISRGGSLSPSQKLTKAFADELTF is encoded by the exons ATGGAAGATCGGGAGGCGACGCAGCCagaggaggcggtggaggcgcgCGGCCAGGAGCAGCCCTCCTCCATTCCTCCCAAG GGAAACGAGGATAGAGATCTGAAGCTATCCTCTCGA GTGGTTTCTTTATTATTTGGTGGTGATATATCCACACCAGCACAAACATTTGAGAAATGGTTGTCATTAGTACGTAAGAGGAGTGGGGCATTCCGGCCATCAGGGTTCCCACATAGGGGTTCAAGGATTGAAGTCATGCCAAGTGGAAGCTTCTCACTATTTGGTAGTGGGGACTTAAG TGAGCATTTGGTTAGAGAAGAACCAGTAGGGAAAGATCCATTGACTTGCGATCAACCTTCTGAAATAAGCTTGTGGGAGAGACTTGGGAATGCTTCTACACTAGACATTGAGTCATCTGCATTTTCATGGGATGTCTTGTCATCTCTGCATCATACAGAACATAGTAGTGGTTCGGAACTATCTGAAGATGAAATGAACAAAGCTCTCGAG GTGACTGTAAACTCCGGTGGTGTAGTGTTCTTTGCACTATTTAGTTCTTCTGGTAACAGTGAATTAGCCGAAGAGGCAGCAGCTGTTATAAAGTTCTCGTCATCAAAGATGGCAACACAGGCAGAACGTTTGGGTTATGAATTTGCAAGATTACTTGGAGTTCAGACGCCACAG GCTAGAGTAGTATACAATTCTATCCCAGAGTGGCAGGGGATCAAGCATGCTGCAGAAAATGCACGGGCAGTAGCCGTTTCAAATAATGATGAGGTGGGTGAGATGACTTGCTCAGAGTTGCTGGAAGCTCTTGAGCTAAGCCGCTGCCTTCTTCTAATGAG TTATATTCATGGCTCCCCACTACTTGAGAATTCAAAGGCATTCAATTCGCGAGAAGCTGCTTGTGTTACTGCTTCATCCCTGGGAAGGGTTTTGATGCTTGATCTGATACTCCGGAATGAGGACAGACTCCCATGCCGTCAGCTTGGTTGGCGTGGTAATCCTGCAAATCTGATGATTTCGGATAGATCATCGTCACCCAATGTGGGTGGATTGCAAGATTGCAAGAGCACCACAGAAAGCTCCAATCAGCTGATTACAAAAGTTTTGCTTAGAGAGAAGCGGTCCCACTCTGTGAATGGAAGGTTCGATTCTATGGAATTGGATCCCATGTCACAAAAAGTAGAAGCATTCAAGAGTGAACGAGAAAATACTGAAAGTACAAATGACACTTTTCACATTGTAGCAATTGATACTGGTGTTCCCCGTCGCCCCCCAGCAGGGCGACGTATCAAAGATCATGAACGGTATCCCAAAGTTGTGGAGCTCATTTTGAATAGCTCAGACTATTCTGCAAGTATCCTGTATGAAATTTCTGGTGGTAAGCTTGGGCATCCAGGACCTGATGAGGTTACTTCCACCGATTCATGTTTATCCCTTTCCGATGAAGACAATGCTGTAGCAATTCATGAATTCCGAGGATCATTTCGTGCAGCTCTAAGGGATCTCGAGGGGTTCCACCTATTTCTTCTCCAGCTTTACCAAAAACTGGATGGCCTGTTGCGACTTTTTTTATCCATAATTACTAAGAGCTCTGAAGAATCTGACAATAATGATTCTGTACTATTGGATTTTCCTTCACCTGGAGCCAGCTATACTACTCCTAGTAAGCAACTGAACAATGAACTGCCAAGTGATTCTGAAATGCTGAAATCCACAACAAAGTCCTCTTCTGCGGGATCCCGCGGAAGCACAGATTCAGCTTCTCTATCCAGGGACAGTTGGAGCAACAAATACTTCAAGGGAAGTGCTGAGGTTCCTCGAAATTTAAGGATGACAATGAAACTTCGTGATTTTTACAAGAACCCAAAG GTTGATCCTGAATTGCTCAAAGAGATTGAGCAGTGGAATGAAGCACTGAAGACCGATGTGATCAAATTTTGTCAGGAGAACAATTTTCATTCTGGCTTCTTTGATGGAACTGAAAACAACATGGCAGCTGATGCCTATGAATTGAAG GTGCGTCTTGAACACATCATAGAAAGGATAGCCTTGATCTCCGATGCTGCCAATACAGAGCGACCTTCTCTTGTTGTCAACAACCTTTTCATAGGTGGGGCTTTGGCAGCAAGGTCTAAGTATACTCTTCAGCATTTGGGCATTACCCATGTACTATGTTTGTGTTCGAATGAGATTGGTCAATCCGATTCCCAATTTCCTGATCTTTTTGAATACAAGAACTTTTCA ATAAGTGACGATGATGATGCAAACATCAGTGAACTTTTTGAGGAAGCATCAGATTTTATTGATCATGTAAATCATGTCGGAGGTAAGGTTCTGGTTCATTGCTTCGAGGGAAAAAGTCGGAGCGCTACAGTTGTTCTTGCCTTCCTGATGCTTAGAAT GGGCTTCACTCTTGCGAAAGCCTGGAACTTACTGAAGAAGGTGCATCGTCGAGCGCAGCCGAACGACGGTTTCGCCAAGGCTCTCCTGGCCCTAGACAAGAAGCTTCACGGCAAGGTGTCTATGGACTGGCAGCACAAGCGGCCTGAAATGAAGGTGTGCCCTATCTGCAGCAAGAACGTCGGGCTAAGCACGAGCTCGCTCAAGCTGCACCTGCAGAAGGCGCACAAGCGACTCTCCGCAGGCAGTGTCGACAGCGCCATGACCATGGAGATCCAGAAGTCGATCGAGTCGCTCCGGATCAGCCGCGGCGGGAGCCTGAGCCCGTCTCAGAAGCTGACCAAGGCGTTCGCCGATGAGCTGACCTTCTGA
- the LOC120674631 gene encoding uncharacterized protein DKFZp434B061-like → MAAERCKRTPPRREWRPQTSPSKLSPAPRTSPRETAAGQKATADRPQKPPHPKPRAAVEAAVAAPHRPPRPRTPLQLRPRLPQPQGLLQTPPTPCPGRDGRRRSAQAAAAVPRLHPGRSRRRRRTQAADVASRRAHAATDAAPHRAEALGEQIRPSRAWIRSPARWIRPQGAEGNRRRQGRANHREGGGGEKEWGWGPAAAFITAARTFGCHSGGGEIVERSWGVAAALGVRFRPSRP, encoded by the exons ATGGCC GCGGAGAGGTGTAAAAggacgcctccaaggagggagtggcgtccacagacgtcgccgtccaAGCTTTCGCCAGCACCTCGGACAAGCCCTAGAGAAACGGCAGCAGGCCAGAAAGCGACCGCCGACCGGCCGCAGAAGCCGCCGCACCCCAAGCCGCGCGCAGCCGTGGAAGCCGCCGTAGCCGCGCCCCACCGGCCGCCCCGGCCGCGGACGCCGCTGCAACTGCGCCCCAGGCTCCCGCAGCCGCAGGGGCTGCTGCAGACGCCGCCGACACCGTGCCCAGGCCGCGACGGGCGCCGTCGCAGCGCccaggccgccgctgccgtgcccCGCCTGCACCCCGGCCgcagcaggcgccgccgccgtacccAGGCCGCCGATGTCGCGTCCCGCCGCGCCCATGCCGCCACCGACGCCGCACCCCACCGCGCCGAGGCACTGGGAGAGCAGATCCGGCCGTCGAGGGCGTGGATCCGGTCGCCCGCGAGGTGGATCCGGCCGCAGGGCGCCGAgggcaaccgccgccgccaaggacgGGCCAACCACCgagaggggggaggaggagagaaggAGTGGGGTtggggccccgccgccgccttcatcACGGCTGCGCGGACTTTCGGCTGCCattcgggcggcggcgagataGTGGAGCGGTCCtggggagtggcggcggcgctaggggtgAGGTTCCGCCCGAGCCGCCCCTAG
- the LOC120673782 gene encoding uncharacterized protein LOC120673782 — MERNKPRLNYLSDMLFCTLCHRYSLSGLLFSPAARLALWVSRFGLPRRCCKAEQCLTPGLELAHHLWQENDAHNRIDRIKELIRGQHVLDTGSPVTLRPAADVCYKWVHSSGNHDGFGCRGLGVRIRCTGTVAMHQMYVETMIHHFFILSVLSSGTSAHGRFFPLENDPICS; from the exons ATGGAGCGAAACAAACCCCGTCTAAATTATCTATCGGATATGCTTTTTTGTACTTTATGTCACCGTTACTCGCTATCGGGTCTGCTGTTTAGTCCAGCCGCCCGTTTAGCTCTCTGGGTCAGCCGCTTTGGTCTTCCGCGAAGATGCTGCAAAGCAGAGCAATGTCTAACCCCAG GTCTCGAACTGGCGCATCACCTTTGGCAAGAAAATGATGCACACAATCGAATCGACAGGATAAAGGAGCTCATTCGCGGCCAGCACGTCCTCGACACCGGCTCCCCCGTCACT CTGAGGCCAGCTGCAGATGTTTGCTACAAATGGGTTCATAGTAGTGGTAATCATGATGGCTTTGGATGTCGGGGGCTGGGGGTGAGGATCAGATGTACCGGAACTGTTGCTATGCATCAGATGTATGTAGAAACAATG ATTCATCATTTCTTCATATTGTCTGTCCTTTCATCGGGCACATCTGCACATGGAAGATTCTTTCCCCTGGAGAACGATCCTATTTGCTCATGA
- the LOC120673781 gene encoding pectinesterase inhibitor 28-like → MASGASFAGVRAVLSVFLVAAASAAGPAPAPTAAPSSKYSVEEACKQAAGHHDLCVATLSADPSSKTANTAGLARVAIQAAQRNASETATYLSSIYDDDSLENKTAQLQQCLEDCGERSVMTMRRSMRGPLMMVVVMNDDAVAAGCRYESAVEQLSDATSAVDSGAFSESEALVAASQAEVKLCQRGCQAVPDHRNILTARNRQVDQLCSIALAITKLIRGATIVI, encoded by the coding sequence ATGGCTTCCGGAGCGTCCTTCGCCGGCGTCCGCGCCGTGCTCTCCGTCTTCCTCGTCGCGGCGGCGTCCGCAGCAGGCCCCGCTCCGGCGCCCACGGCCGCGCCGTCGAGCAAGTACTCCGTCGAGGAGGCGTGCAAGCAGGCCGCGGGGCACCACGACCTGTGCGTGGCGACGCTGTCCGCGGACCCGTCGTCCAAGACGGCCAACACGGCGGGGCTGGCCCGGGTGGCCATCCAGGCGGCGCAGCGGAACGCGTCGGAGACGGCCACCTACCTCTCCAGCATCTACGACGACGACAGCCTCGAGAACAAGACGGCGCAGCTGCAGCAGTGCCTCGAGGACTGCGGCGAGAGGTCGGTGATGACGATGCGCAGGTCGATGCGCGGTCCCctgatgatggtggtggtgatgaATGATGATGCGGTTGCTGCCGGGTGCAGGTACGAGTCGGCGGTGGAGCAGCTGTCGGACGCGACGTCGGCGGTGGACTCCGGGGCGTTCAGCGAGTCGGAGGCGCTGGTGGCGGCGAGCCAGGCGGAGGTGAAGCTGTGCCAGAGGGGGTGCCAGGCCGTGCCGGACCACCGGAACATCCTCACGGCTCGCAACCGGCAGGTCGACCAGCTCTGCAGCATCGCGCTCGCCATCACCAAGCTCATCCGCGGGGCCACCATCGTGATATAA